One part of the Marinobacter sp. MDS2 genome encodes these proteins:
- a CDS encoding thioesterase family protein, which translates to MARIKLEFPDDAFSFETLLPVRISDINGANHLGNDALISMLSEARAQFLVANGIKEADPSGNGIIVTDLATMYQGESFYPDMLRFEVGLMDFNKYGGDFVFRVTKADSGQPVALAKYGFVFFNYNTREVTPVPESFRARFE; encoded by the coding sequence GTGGCAAGAATCAAACTGGAATTCCCGGACGACGCCTTCAGCTTCGAAACTCTTCTACCCGTTAGAATCAGCGATATTAACGGCGCCAACCATTTAGGCAACGATGCGCTGATTTCCATGCTCTCGGAGGCCCGGGCGCAGTTTCTGGTGGCAAACGGCATTAAAGAGGCCGATCCGAGCGGTAATGGCATTATTGTTACCGACCTCGCCACCATGTATCAGGGCGAATCGTTTTACCCGGACATGCTGCGGTTTGAAGTGGGGCTGATGGATTTCAATAAATACGGTGGCGATTTCGTGTTCCGGGTGACCAAAGCCGACAGCGGTCAGCCGGTTGCGTTGGCGAAATACGGCTTTGTGTTCTTTAACTACAACACCCGTGAAGTTACGCCGGTGCCGGAGAGTTTTCGCGCGCGGTTTGAGTAA
- the tpx gene encoding thiol peroxidase translates to MANNVTLDGNPIELSGTFPNAGDNAAPFTLTTSGLEEVKLDNWAGKRKILNIIPSIDTGVCAASTRKFNEKAGNLDNTVVLVVSADLPFAASRFCGAEGLNNVETLSTFRNYSFQQDYGVGIQNGPLAGLCARAVVVLDENDKVIHSELVSEIKNEPDYEAALKVL, encoded by the coding sequence ATGGCGAACAACGTAACTCTGGACGGAAACCCGATCGAACTCAGCGGTACCTTCCCAAATGCCGGTGACAACGCCGCCCCATTTACCCTGACCACCAGCGGTCTGGAAGAAGTCAAACTCGACAACTGGGCTGGCAAACGCAAAATCCTGAACATCATCCCCAGCATCGACACCGGCGTATGCGCCGCCAGTACCCGTAAATTCAACGAAAAAGCCGGCAACCTCGACAACACCGTCGTACTCGTTGTCTCTGCCGACCTGCCCTTCGCAGCATCCCGCTTCTGCGGCGCAGAAGGCCTGAACAACGTTGAAACCCTATCAACCTTCCGTAACTACAGCTTCCAGCAAGACTACGGCGTAGGCATCCAGAATGGCCCGCTGGCCGGTTTGTGCGCCCGTGCGGTGGTGGTTCTGGACGAAAATGACAAAGTTATCCACAGCGAACTGGTCAGTGAAATCAAAAACGAGCCAGATTACGAAGCAGCACTGAAAGTTCTATAA
- a CDS encoding MATE family efflux transporter, protein MQQALQNASLGRQLYHMTWPMLFGVLSLMTFQLTDSAFVGQLGRDPLAALGFTVPMQQLVSGMYVGLGIATTAIISRTLGQGDSQRAQRLGGLVIAVGAGLALTLCISVWLLQTLILDLLGAEETLRPVIREYWAPWLTSAWVGAMVYFSYSISRANGDTKLPGYMMIVSSLLNIALDALYIFVFGWGLPGAAWATITAFSIGGLVMYPMLLKRQWLRFDLLQLQLAKAAKQLGGIMAPAMVSQLMPPLAAILATALVAGFGSAAVAAWGLGTRLEFFSIVVVLALTMSMPPMVGRLLGAGEIDQIRKLVRIAVRFIIGWQLFIGLVWLGASGVVSTLFSSDANVQDVLVSYLLRVPLSYSGLGVCILMVSINNALGMSMRALLISVLRLFGCYLPMLWIGSQIGGLPGLMTGALIGNLLAGIMAYSLYRQGQKTLDQRARD, encoded by the coding sequence GTGCAACAAGCCCTGCAAAACGCCTCCCTAGGCCGCCAGCTCTACCACATGACCTGGCCCATGCTGTTCGGTGTCCTCTCACTGATGACATTCCAACTCACCGACAGCGCCTTCGTCGGCCAACTCGGCCGCGATCCGCTCGCGGCACTGGGCTTCACCGTACCCATGCAACAACTCGTCAGCGGCATGTACGTCGGCCTTGGCATCGCCACCACCGCCATCATCTCCCGCACCCTAGGACAAGGCGACAGCCAACGAGCACAACGCCTCGGCGGACTCGTCATCGCCGTCGGAGCCGGCCTCGCACTGACACTTTGCATCTCAGTATGGCTGCTACAAACCCTGATACTCGATTTACTCGGTGCCGAAGAAACCCTGCGACCCGTCATCCGCGAATACTGGGCACCCTGGCTCACCTCCGCCTGGGTCGGCGCCATGGTCTACTTCAGCTACTCCATCAGCCGCGCCAACGGCGACACCAAACTGCCCGGCTACATGATGATTGTCAGTAGCTTGCTCAACATCGCACTGGACGCACTCTACATCTTCGTATTCGGCTGGGGCCTGCCCGGTGCCGCCTGGGCCACCATCACCGCCTTCAGCATTGGCGGTCTGGTCATGTACCCCATGCTGCTCAAGCGCCAGTGGCTCCGGTTCGATCTGCTGCAACTGCAATTAGCCAAAGCCGCAAAACAACTGGGCGGCATCATGGCGCCCGCCATGGTCAGCCAACTCATGCCGCCACTGGCCGCCATACTGGCTACAGCACTGGTGGCCGGATTCGGCTCAGCCGCTGTTGCCGCATGGGGCCTGGGCACCCGACTGGAGTTTTTCTCCATCGTCGTCGTACTGGCACTCACCATGTCCATGCCCCCCATGGTCGGGCGCTTGCTGGGCGCGGGAGAAATCGACCAGATCCGCAAATTGGTACGCATTGCCGTGCGCTTTATCATCGGCTGGCAGCTGTTCATCGGGCTGGTGTGGCTTGGCGCCTCAGGGGTGGTGTCCACCTTGTTCAGCTCAGACGCCAACGTACAAGATGTACTGGTTAGCTACCTGCTGCGCGTGCCGCTCAGCTACAGCGGCCTGGGGGTGTGCATCCTGATGGTATCCATCAACAACGCTCTTGGCATGTCCATGCGCGCGCTTCTGATCTCGGTGTTACGCCTGTTTGGCTGCTACCTGCCCATGCTCTGGATCGGCTCACAAATCGGCGGGCTGCCCGGCCTGATGACCGGTGCGCTGATCGGCAACCTGCTCGCCGGGATCATGGCTTACAGCCTTTATCGTCAGGGCCAGAAAACTCTGGACCAACGCGCCCGCGACTGA
- a CDS encoding CsbD family protein produces MNNDILEGNWKQLKGKVREQWGKLTDDDVDQIGGKKDNFIGKLQEKYGLKKDEAEKEWNKLSS; encoded by the coding sequence ATGAATAACGACATTCTGGAAGGCAACTGGAAACAGCTAAAAGGTAAAGTGCGCGAACAATGGGGCAAACTGACCGACGATGATGTTGACCAGATCGGCGGCAAGAAAGACAACTTCATCGGCAAGCTTCAGGAAAAATACGGCCTGAAGAAAGACGAAGCCGAAAAAGAGTGGAACAAGCTCTCCAGCTAA
- a CDS encoding acyltransferase family protein: protein MQYRREIDGLRAIAVLPVILFHAGFSWFSGGYVGVDVFFVISGYLITTILIDELDKGSFSITRFYERRAKRILPALLFISALCIPFAWFLLLPEQFKDFSQALISIAIFSSNILFWRKEDYFAQDAEENPLLHTWSLAVEEQFYIFFPVLLLLLWRFGRNPVFLTLVIFSFFSLILSEWASKTHPSANFYLLPTRAWELGAGAICAFILSKGKKYGNNTLSSFGFLLILIPVIIYDENTPFPSFFALPPVIGASLIIIFGNLDGITKRILSTRILVSLGLISYSAYLWHQPIFAFARVQSFEPLPYTTMALLSLASLVLAWLTWKFVETPFRNRKTSYFRTSKQVLLVSACSMLIVIAFGSYGSLTNGASFRSVGLDALSYEPDNRALQKQSWDILKQITGDESYSVENNKSDEESWFYGNTTQHKILLVGNSHSKDLFNVLYNSEYVRDQISISRYGVQIRYLADPTHKFYRSKNLENSDIVLISSRYSEEDIDKLKTVIENLKQKNKIVAVSNNIFEFKQFNGYRNLADYVLWKAERSTDLEDAPSLVTNRVNAKHFEHYKMGENSPRAEKANQRIKELAQGNQFLILDRMDYVCDENQKKCFALDENYNKFFYDYGHHTLSGAEFFGRRISKISWLEQLLKPQNNLVSKTEHYP from the coding sequence ATGCAATACAGAAGAGAGATTGACGGCTTACGAGCGATTGCCGTCCTGCCAGTCATACTTTTTCACGCTGGCTTCTCATGGTTCTCCGGCGGCTATGTCGGCGTTGATGTCTTTTTTGTAATTAGCGGATACCTAATTACAACCATCCTAATTGATGAACTTGACAAGGGTTCGTTTTCCATTACCCGATTTTATGAGCGGCGAGCAAAACGAATTCTACCAGCACTTTTATTCATCTCAGCCTTGTGCATTCCCTTTGCGTGGTTTTTATTGTTACCAGAACAATTCAAAGATTTTTCACAAGCTCTCATTTCTATAGCGATATTTTCTTCAAATATCTTATTCTGGAGAAAAGAGGACTATTTTGCTCAAGATGCTGAAGAAAACCCTCTGCTACACACTTGGAGCCTCGCAGTTGAGGAGCAATTCTATATATTTTTCCCCGTGTTGCTTTTGCTACTTTGGAGATTTGGAAGAAATCCCGTTTTCCTAACTTTAGTAATTTTTTCATTTTTTAGCTTAATACTTTCAGAGTGGGCATCCAAAACCCACCCAAGTGCAAACTTTTATCTTCTCCCCACTCGGGCTTGGGAACTCGGTGCTGGTGCAATCTGCGCCTTCATTCTCAGCAAAGGAAAAAAATATGGAAACAATACTCTATCTTCTTTCGGTTTTTTACTAATCTTAATACCCGTAATAATTTACGATGAAAACACCCCATTCCCATCCTTTTTCGCGCTCCCCCCTGTTATTGGTGCCAGCTTGATAATAATATTTGGCAACCTAGATGGAATAACAAAACGAATACTAAGCACAAGAATATTAGTTTCATTAGGGCTTATTAGCTATAGCGCCTACCTTTGGCACCAACCTATTTTTGCATTTGCTAGGGTACAAAGCTTTGAACCTTTGCCATATACTACAATGGCCTTATTATCTTTAGCGTCGCTAGTTCTTGCATGGCTGACTTGGAAATTTGTTGAAACACCATTTAGAAATCGAAAAACTTCATACTTTAGAACCTCAAAACAAGTGTTATTGGTTTCAGCATGTTCAATGTTGATTGTGATAGCATTTGGAAGCTACGGCTCACTAACCAATGGTGCTAGCTTTAGGTCAGTCGGTCTAGATGCACTATCCTATGAGCCGGACAATAGGGCTTTGCAAAAGCAAAGCTGGGACATTCTAAAGCAGATCACTGGAGATGAATCTTATAGTGTAGAAAATAATAAATCAGATGAAGAGTCATGGTTTTATGGAAATACAACCCAGCACAAAATTTTACTCGTCGGAAACTCACATTCTAAAGATTTGTTTAATGTCCTCTACAATAGCGAGTATGTAAGGGATCAAATCTCTATATCCAGGTATGGTGTACAGATAAGATATCTAGCAGACCCCACACACAAATTTTATAGATCTAAAAACCTAGAAAACTCAGATATAGTGCTGATTTCATCTCGATACTCGGAAGAGGATATTGATAAATTAAAAACCGTAATCGAAAACTTAAAACAAAAAAACAAGATAGTTGCAGTATCAAATAATATATTTGAATTTAAACAATTTAATGGATACAGAAACTTGGCTGACTATGTTTTGTGGAAGGCTGAAAGAAGCACTGACCTTGAGGATGCCCCAAGTCTTGTTACGAACAGAGTTAATGCCAAGCACTTCGAACATTACAAAATGGGAGAAAACTCCCCCCGTGCAGAGAAAGCAAACCAAAGAATAAAAGAGCTTGCTCAAGGAAATCAATTTTTAATTCTAGATCGAATGGATTATGTCTGTGATGAAAATCAGAAAAAGTGCTTTGCATTGGACGAAAATTACAATAAATTTTTCTATGATTACGGACATCACACTTTATCAGGGGCAGAATTTTTTGGGCGGCGTATCAGTAAAATTAGCTGGCTTGAACAGCTGCTCAAGCCACAAAATAACCTTGTGAGTAAAACCGAGCATTATCCATAG